A genomic region of Papaver somniferum cultivar HN1 chromosome 7, ASM357369v1, whole genome shotgun sequence contains the following coding sequences:
- the LOC113297268 gene encoding uncharacterized protein LOC113297268 isoform X1: MVAYITDTEGSCSSNSVSQADRNQAWYLFRALLYLRGPCRLSELAEKCNLSTDFVRCLCSLPDSPILLSKDLYVTISLPAYFSVFPLSSAMRVTLTRESSKGNIGDVRMYYYRKRKQQKLDTFSSTSLKRRRLISAPEPDDDTAALLALADSILSVTSTKDYVDFADKLMRNVSFLKDGLSFMPHDCGILTQERALLPLLLGPNVNGSCKELIEIERDVKNDAEATTNGQMELVEYAYGPKPLRIMPNCVIDLNIPLAAVEETKVLDEEPTLLLTTTEGEQTLVDQMDCGETIACIASSCLEGGNQGSSSPGEVVPDSDDFEASRSRIPRIEGKDGCKERQIQKYEGKYSCDTGEDLRVEEKDRCNKRQILRIEGKNSFKEGRILRNEEKDSCKEGQTQANCGTNEEGRGVALLLDQATILQEDLKGVLGSTEIANHKEMVTSLDREKTIGIVESQLVLPSAEIYTVKMQSTRFPTKVKSMGRDKAPGVGVLSDSQNCNKAGKSLKQQEQSKRDQQVMPTKHKLKQSRNVDISIDSTSLAPKNQSETRELPNFESFIVEEEEGSGGYGTVYRARRKSDGKTFAIKCPHEKAHAHHMYNELKMLERFGGKNFVIKYESSFKSGNSECFVLEHVDHDRPEVLKKEIDMYELQWYGYCMFRALASLHKQCVVHRDVKPGNFLFSRKLIKGYLIDFNLAMDLQQKYNATGKSKKSSSVNFGHVPLPSINSAPPGITGKVTSNQVTAKVSKPSVEPKSIRKRGSDLGPSKAYLDLGTRQKLKTQVADVSGITSANATSTRTPSGEQQREPMPMTTRKELQRLVEAIQSPNDPNQKRINLPSSQRKRVAAPYGKVDRKLFYLTPMPVHSASYAFVGSGLLNNKGDGKQKREGPCVGTKGFRAPEVLLKSPHQGPKVDVWSAGVTLLYLMIGRSPFGGDPEQNMKDIAKIRGSEDLWEVAKLHNRESSFPVELLDLESLQSVKLQEWCKINTKRPELIDKIPRSLFDLIDRCLTVNPRLRISAEDALNHEFFAECHDSLRRQRLRRNSGSANHSQEQP; encoded by the exons ATGGTAGCTTACATTACAGACACAGAAGGAAGCTGTAGTAGTAATAGTGTAAGTCAAGCTGATAGAAACCAAGCGTGGTATTTGTTTCGAGCGTTACTGTATCTGCGGGGTCCGTGTCGTCTTTCAGAACTCGCCGAGAAGTGTAATTTGTCGACTGACTTTGTTAGGTGTTTGTGTTCACTTCCTGATTCGCCTATACTGTTGAGTAAAGATTTGTATGTAACTATTAGTTTACCTGCGTATTTTTCTGTATTTCCATTGAGTTCTGCCATGAGAGTTACACTTACTAGGGAGTCATCAAAGGGAAATATTGGTGATGTTAGGATGTATTATTACAGGAAGAGAAAGCAACAGAAACTGGATACTTTTTCTTCGACTTCtttgaaaagaagaagattaatTTCAGCTCCAGAACCTG ATGATGATACTGCTGCTTTATTAGCATTAGCAGATAGCATCCTCAGCGTTACATCAACTAAG GATTATGTTGATTTTGCTGATAAGTTAATGAGGAACGTGAGTTTTCTAAAAGATGGCTTGTCCTTTATGCCACATGATTGTGGGATTTTAACCCAAGAAAGAGCACTGCTTCCATTGCTTCTCGGTCCTAATGTCAACGGTTCATGTAAagaattgattgaaattgaaCGTGATGTTAAAAATGATGCTGAGGCAACCACAAATGGGCAAATGGAGTTGGTAGAATATGCATATGGACCGAAACCATTGCGCATTATGCCAAATTGTGTAATAGATCTGAACATTCCTCTAGCTGCAGTAGAGGAAACTAAGGTACTTGATGAGGAACCAACTCTTCTTTTAACTACAACTGAGGGTGAGCAAACTCTTGTAGACCAGATGGATTGTGGAGAAACCATAGCATGTATTGCATCTTCTTGTCTGGAAGGAGGTAACCAGGGTAGTAGTTCGCCAGGCGAGGTTGTCCCTGATAGTGATGATTTTGAAGCTTCGAGAAGTAGAATACCAAGAATTGAGGGAAAAGATGGTTGCAAGGAACGGCAAATTCAAAAATACGAGGGGAAGTATAGTTGTGACACAGGTGAAGATttgagggttgaggagaaggatAGATGCAACAAACGACAAATTCTAAGAATTGAGGGAAAGAATAGTTTCAAGGAAGGACGTATTTTAAGAAATGAGGAAAAGGATAGTTGCAAGGAAGGACAAACTCAAGCAAATTGTGGAACAAATGAAGAAGGTAGAGGAGTGGCCTTACTTCTTGATCAGGCAACAATATTGCAGGAGGATCTGAAAGGTGTTTTGGGATCTACGGAAATAGCGAACCACAAAGAAATGGTGACATCTTTGGACAGAGAGAAGACAATTGGCATAGTGGAAAGCCAGCTTGTTCTACCTTCAGCTGAGATCTATACTGTCAAGATGCAGTCGACAAGGTTTCCCACTAAAGTGAAAAGCATGGGCAGGGATAAAGCTCCAGGAGTGGGGGTTCTATCTGACTCGCAAAATTGCAATAAGGCTGGGAAATCTCTTAAACAACAGGAGCAATCTAAAAGAGATCAGCAGGTTATGCCCACAAAGCATAAGTTAAAGCAGAGTCGTAATGTTGACATAAGTATCGATTCCACCTCTCTTGCTCCTAAG AATCAATCAGAGACTAGGGAACTGCCAAACTTTGAATCTTTCATCGTAGAGGAGGAAGAAGGTTCAG GTGGTTATGGGACTGTCTACAGGGCACGTCGAAAGAGCGATGGGAAGACATTTGCTATAAAAT GTCCTCACGAGAAGGCTCATGCACACCATATGTACAATGAGCTAAAGATGCTGGAGCGATTTGG AGGTAAGAATTTCGTCATAAAATATGAGAGCTCTTTCAAAAGCGGCAACTCTGAGTGCTTTGTTTTAGAGCATGTTGATCACGACCGACCAGAG GTGTTGAAGAAAGAGATAGATATGTACGAGCTCCAGTGGTATGGTTATTGTATGTTTAGAGCTCTTGCTAGTTTGCACAAGCAG TGTGTTGTGCATAGAGATGTAAAACCCGGGAACTTTCTCTTTTCCCGTAAGCTTATAAAAGGTTACCTCATTGACTTTAATCTTGCAATG GATTTACAACAGAAATACAATGCCACTG GCAAGTCAAAGAAGAGTTCTAGTGTGAACTTTGGTCATGTTCCACTTCCCAGTATCAATTCTGCTCCACCTGGCATAACTGGGAAAGTTACAAGTAATCAAGTAACAGCAAAGGTCTCAAAACCATCTGTTGAGCCAAAGAGCATTAGGAAGAGAGGATCTGATCTGGGTCCTTCAAAGGCTTACCTGGATTTGGGTACcagacaaaaattaaaaacccaAGTTGCAGATGTTTCAGGCATAACCTCAGCAAATGCAACAAGCACAAGAACCCCTTCAGGGGAGCAGCAGAGAGAACCCATGCCGATGACAACAAGGAAGGAACTGCAACGCTTAGTGGAGGCTATTCAAAGTCCAAATGATCCCAATCAAAAGAGAATAAATCTTCCTTCTTCTCAGAGGAAAAGAGTTGCTGCTCCTTATGGGAAAGTTGACAGAAAGCTTTTTTACTTGACTCCAATGCCTGTGCACTCTGCTAGCTATGCTTTTGTTGGTTCCGGATTGCTTAATAACAAAG GCGATGGAAAGCAGAAAAGAGAAGGTCCTTGCGTCGGAACCAAAGGGTTTCGGGCACCAGAG GTTTTGTTGAAGTCTCCACATCAAGGTCCTAAAGTTGATGTTTGGTCTGCTGGGGTTACTCTTCTTTACCTGATGATAGGAAGATCACCTTTTGGTGGCGATCCTGAACA GAATATGAAAGATATTGCGAAGATAAGAGGTAGCGAAGATCTGTGGGAAGTAGCCAAATTACACAACCGCGAATCTTCATTCCCTGTG GAATTGTTGGATTTGGAGTCCTTGCAATCAGTGAAACTACAAGAATGGTGTAAGATTAACACCAAGAGACCCGAGCTCATCGACAAAATCCCGAGATCGCTCTTTGATTTGATAGATAGGTGCTTGACAGTGAACCCAAGGTTGAGAATCAGTGCAGAGGATGCTCTTAACCATGAATTCTTCGCAGAATGCCATGACAGCCTCAGGAGGCAAAGACTAAGACGTAACTCTGGCAGTGCCAATCATTCACAAGAACAGCCATGA
- the LOC113297268 gene encoding uncharacterized protein LOC113297268 isoform X2, with amino-acid sequence MVAYITDTEGSCSSNSVSQADRNQAWYLFRALLYLRGPCRLSELAEKCNLSTDFVRCLCSLPDSPILLSKDLKRKQQKLDTFSSTSLKRRRLISAPEPDDDTAALLALADSILSVTSTKDYVDFADKLMRNVSFLKDGLSFMPHDCGILTQERALLPLLLGPNVNGSCKELIEIERDVKNDAEATTNGQMELVEYAYGPKPLRIMPNCVIDLNIPLAAVEETKVLDEEPTLLLTTTEGEQTLVDQMDCGETIACIASSCLEGGNQGSSSPGEVVPDSDDFEASRSRIPRIEGKDGCKERQIQKYEGKYSCDTGEDLRVEEKDRCNKRQILRIEGKNSFKEGRILRNEEKDSCKEGQTQANCGTNEEGRGVALLLDQATILQEDLKGVLGSTEIANHKEMVTSLDREKTIGIVESQLVLPSAEIYTVKMQSTRFPTKVKSMGRDKAPGVGVLSDSQNCNKAGKSLKQQEQSKRDQQVMPTKHKLKQSRNVDISIDSTSLAPKNQSETRELPNFESFIVEEEEGSGGYGTVYRARRKSDGKTFAIKCPHEKAHAHHMYNELKMLERFGGKNFVIKYESSFKSGNSECFVLEHVDHDRPEVLKKEIDMYELQWYGYCMFRALASLHKQCVVHRDVKPGNFLFSRKLIKGYLIDFNLAMDLQQKYNATGKSKKSSSVNFGHVPLPSINSAPPGITGKVTSNQVTAKVSKPSVEPKSIRKRGSDLGPSKAYLDLGTRQKLKTQVADVSGITSANATSTRTPSGEQQREPMPMTTRKELQRLVEAIQSPNDPNQKRINLPSSQRKRVAAPYGKVDRKLFYLTPMPVHSASYAFVGSGLLNNKGDGKQKREGPCVGTKGFRAPEVLLKSPHQGPKVDVWSAGVTLLYLMIGRSPFGGDPEQNMKDIAKIRGSEDLWEVAKLHNRESSFPVELLDLESLQSVKLQEWCKINTKRPELIDKIPRSLFDLIDRCLTVNPRLRISAEDALNHEFFAECHDSLRRQRLRRNSGSANHSQEQP; translated from the exons ATGGTAGCTTACATTACAGACACAGAAGGAAGCTGTAGTAGTAATAGTGTAAGTCAAGCTGATAGAAACCAAGCGTGGTATTTGTTTCGAGCGTTACTGTATCTGCGGGGTCCGTGTCGTCTTTCAGAACTCGCCGAGAAGTGTAATTTGTCGACTGACTTTGTTAGGTGTTTGTGTTCACTTCCTGATTCGCCTATACTGTTGAGTAAAGATTT GAAGAGAAAGCAACAGAAACTGGATACTTTTTCTTCGACTTCtttgaaaagaagaagattaatTTCAGCTCCAGAACCTG ATGATGATACTGCTGCTTTATTAGCATTAGCAGATAGCATCCTCAGCGTTACATCAACTAAG GATTATGTTGATTTTGCTGATAAGTTAATGAGGAACGTGAGTTTTCTAAAAGATGGCTTGTCCTTTATGCCACATGATTGTGGGATTTTAACCCAAGAAAGAGCACTGCTTCCATTGCTTCTCGGTCCTAATGTCAACGGTTCATGTAAagaattgattgaaattgaaCGTGATGTTAAAAATGATGCTGAGGCAACCACAAATGGGCAAATGGAGTTGGTAGAATATGCATATGGACCGAAACCATTGCGCATTATGCCAAATTGTGTAATAGATCTGAACATTCCTCTAGCTGCAGTAGAGGAAACTAAGGTACTTGATGAGGAACCAACTCTTCTTTTAACTACAACTGAGGGTGAGCAAACTCTTGTAGACCAGATGGATTGTGGAGAAACCATAGCATGTATTGCATCTTCTTGTCTGGAAGGAGGTAACCAGGGTAGTAGTTCGCCAGGCGAGGTTGTCCCTGATAGTGATGATTTTGAAGCTTCGAGAAGTAGAATACCAAGAATTGAGGGAAAAGATGGTTGCAAGGAACGGCAAATTCAAAAATACGAGGGGAAGTATAGTTGTGACACAGGTGAAGATttgagggttgaggagaaggatAGATGCAACAAACGACAAATTCTAAGAATTGAGGGAAAGAATAGTTTCAAGGAAGGACGTATTTTAAGAAATGAGGAAAAGGATAGTTGCAAGGAAGGACAAACTCAAGCAAATTGTGGAACAAATGAAGAAGGTAGAGGAGTGGCCTTACTTCTTGATCAGGCAACAATATTGCAGGAGGATCTGAAAGGTGTTTTGGGATCTACGGAAATAGCGAACCACAAAGAAATGGTGACATCTTTGGACAGAGAGAAGACAATTGGCATAGTGGAAAGCCAGCTTGTTCTACCTTCAGCTGAGATCTATACTGTCAAGATGCAGTCGACAAGGTTTCCCACTAAAGTGAAAAGCATGGGCAGGGATAAAGCTCCAGGAGTGGGGGTTCTATCTGACTCGCAAAATTGCAATAAGGCTGGGAAATCTCTTAAACAACAGGAGCAATCTAAAAGAGATCAGCAGGTTATGCCCACAAAGCATAAGTTAAAGCAGAGTCGTAATGTTGACATAAGTATCGATTCCACCTCTCTTGCTCCTAAG AATCAATCAGAGACTAGGGAACTGCCAAACTTTGAATCTTTCATCGTAGAGGAGGAAGAAGGTTCAG GTGGTTATGGGACTGTCTACAGGGCACGTCGAAAGAGCGATGGGAAGACATTTGCTATAAAAT GTCCTCACGAGAAGGCTCATGCACACCATATGTACAATGAGCTAAAGATGCTGGAGCGATTTGG AGGTAAGAATTTCGTCATAAAATATGAGAGCTCTTTCAAAAGCGGCAACTCTGAGTGCTTTGTTTTAGAGCATGTTGATCACGACCGACCAGAG GTGTTGAAGAAAGAGATAGATATGTACGAGCTCCAGTGGTATGGTTATTGTATGTTTAGAGCTCTTGCTAGTTTGCACAAGCAG TGTGTTGTGCATAGAGATGTAAAACCCGGGAACTTTCTCTTTTCCCGTAAGCTTATAAAAGGTTACCTCATTGACTTTAATCTTGCAATG GATTTACAACAGAAATACAATGCCACTG GCAAGTCAAAGAAGAGTTCTAGTGTGAACTTTGGTCATGTTCCACTTCCCAGTATCAATTCTGCTCCACCTGGCATAACTGGGAAAGTTACAAGTAATCAAGTAACAGCAAAGGTCTCAAAACCATCTGTTGAGCCAAAGAGCATTAGGAAGAGAGGATCTGATCTGGGTCCTTCAAAGGCTTACCTGGATTTGGGTACcagacaaaaattaaaaacccaAGTTGCAGATGTTTCAGGCATAACCTCAGCAAATGCAACAAGCACAAGAACCCCTTCAGGGGAGCAGCAGAGAGAACCCATGCCGATGACAACAAGGAAGGAACTGCAACGCTTAGTGGAGGCTATTCAAAGTCCAAATGATCCCAATCAAAAGAGAATAAATCTTCCTTCTTCTCAGAGGAAAAGAGTTGCTGCTCCTTATGGGAAAGTTGACAGAAAGCTTTTTTACTTGACTCCAATGCCTGTGCACTCTGCTAGCTATGCTTTTGTTGGTTCCGGATTGCTTAATAACAAAG GCGATGGAAAGCAGAAAAGAGAAGGTCCTTGCGTCGGAACCAAAGGGTTTCGGGCACCAGAG GTTTTGTTGAAGTCTCCACATCAAGGTCCTAAAGTTGATGTTTGGTCTGCTGGGGTTACTCTTCTTTACCTGATGATAGGAAGATCACCTTTTGGTGGCGATCCTGAACA GAATATGAAAGATATTGCGAAGATAAGAGGTAGCGAAGATCTGTGGGAAGTAGCCAAATTACACAACCGCGAATCTTCATTCCCTGTG GAATTGTTGGATTTGGAGTCCTTGCAATCAGTGAAACTACAAGAATGGTGTAAGATTAACACCAAGAGACCCGAGCTCATCGACAAAATCCCGAGATCGCTCTTTGATTTGATAGATAGGTGCTTGACAGTGAACCCAAGGTTGAGAATCAGTGCAGAGGATGCTCTTAACCATGAATTCTTCGCAGAATGCCATGACAGCCTCAGGAGGCAAAGACTAAGACGTAACTCTGGCAGTGCCAATCATTCACAAGAACAGCCATGA
- the LOC113297270 gene encoding probable carboxylesterase 18 encodes MGSSSSSAEPVLPLHIKIMIACQSILTDVSRRSDDTINRSFLNLFNYLVKVPPNEKPIEGIKAVDIVVDPNKNLFLRLFTPTDKASSDQTLPVIIYFHGGGFSFCSPDFFLYDNFCRRMAKNIPAIVVSANYRLSPEYRFPTQYEDGLQSLRLLDSKISNWFPANADLSRCFLAGDSAGGNLAHNVAVRYSAEINDFRELKVISLIAIQPFFGGEERTESELRLTNVPIVSVEKADWHWKAFLPEGCDRDHEAVNVFGPNSVDISGLSKFPVTLVVIGGFDPLQDWQRRYFEGLKRIGKEAYLVEYPKAIHIFYGFPELIESSLLINDVKKFIEKRTHLLT; translated from the coding sequence AtgggttcatcttcttcttcagcagaacCAGTTCTACCATTGCACATCAAGATAATGATTGCTTGCCAATCCATCCTAACAGATGTTTCACGTCGTTCTGATGACACAATAAATAGAAGCTTCTTAAACTTGTTCAATTACTTGGTGAAGGTACCTCCAAATGAGAAACCAATCGAAGGCATCAAAGCCGTAGATATCGTAGTTGATCCAAACAAAAACTTATTTTTACGTCTCTTCACCCCAACTGATAAAGCCTCCTCTGACCAAACTCTTCCTGTCATTATCTACTTCCATGGTGGTGGGTTCTCATTTTGTTCTCCTGATTTCTTCCTCTACGATAACTTCTGTCGTAGGATGGCTAAGAACATTCCTGCCATTGTCGTGTCTGCTAATTACCGTCTTTCACCTGAATACCGGTTTCCAACACAGTATGAAGATGGATTACAATCTTTACGTCTTCTTGACTCGAAAATTTCTAATTGGTTTCCGGCTAATGCTGATTTATCAAGGTGTTTTCTTGCGGGTGATAGTGCTGGTGGTAACTTGGCTCACAATGTTGCGGTTCGGTACTCGGCTGAGATAAACGATTTTCGAGAGCTTAAAGTGATCAGTCTGATAGCAATTCAGCCTTTCTTTGGTGGAGAAGAACGGACTGAGTCAGAACTACGTTTAACAAATGTTCCCATCGTTTCAGTAGAAAAGGCAGATTGGCATTGGAAAGCCTTTTTACCAGAAGGTTGTGATCGTGATCACGAAGCAGTTAACGTTTTTGGACCCAACTCCGTTGACATTTCAGGATTGAGCAAGTTTCCAGTTACACTGGTGGTAATTGGCGGATTTGATCCATTACAGGATTGGCAAAGACGGTATTTTGAAGGTCTGAAGAGAATTGGAAAAGAAGCTTATTTGGTGGAGTATCCAAAAGCTATTCATATATTTTATGGGTTCCctgaattgattgagtcttcATTGTTAATCAATGATGTCAAGAAATTTATTGAAAAGAGAACTCATCTCTTGACATGA